One window of the Longimicrobium terrae genome contains the following:
- a CDS encoding metal-dependent hydrolase, which yields MARLLYHGHSCFTLEAPDGTRIMIDPFLDDNPLSDIKSKDVEKLDYILVSHGHSDHFADCVKLAKKHDATVISTFELVSFCQQEEGVKKGHGMNIGGAYVFPFGRVKLTPALHTGSIDGDKNGAYTTDCCGFLISLDGGPTVYHAGDTALIMDLQLLQGRVDVALLPIGDNFTMGPEDAARAVEMIQPEVVIPMHYNTFELINQNPEAFREMVGDTARVEIMQPGGSYEL from the coding sequence ATGGCCCGTCTGCTCTACCACGGACACTCGTGCTTCACACTGGAAGCACCGGACGGGACGCGGATCATGATCGATCCCTTCCTGGACGACAATCCGCTTTCCGACATCAAGAGCAAGGATGTGGAGAAGCTGGACTACATCCTCGTTTCGCACGGCCATTCCGACCACTTCGCCGACTGCGTGAAGCTGGCGAAGAAGCACGACGCCACCGTGATCTCCACCTTTGAACTGGTGAGCTTCTGCCAGCAGGAAGAGGGAGTCAAGAAGGGTCACGGAATGAACATCGGCGGCGCGTACGTGTTCCCCTTCGGCCGGGTGAAGCTTACGCCCGCGCTGCACACGGGAAGCATCGACGGCGACAAGAACGGCGCGTACACCACCGACTGCTGCGGCTTTCTGATCAGCCTGGACGGCGGGCCCACGGTGTACCACGCCGGCGACACGGCGCTCATCATGGATCTGCAGCTGCTGCAGGGGCGCGTGGACGTGGCGCTGCTCCCCATCGGCGACAACTTCACCATGGGGCCGGAGGATGCGGCCCGCGCGGTGGAGATGATTCAGCCGGAAGTGGTCATCCCCATGCACTACAACACGTTCGAGCTCATCAACCAGAACCCGGAAGCGTTCCGGGAGATGGTGGGCGACACCGCGCGCGTGGAAATCATGCAGCCCGGCGGCTCCTACGAACTCTGA
- a CDS encoding YhcH/YjgK/YiaL family protein, giving the protein MILTTLADSAVYEVLGPRVAAGLRWLRSVDPAIADGRHPIEGDDVWALVSSYETGPATEKRFEAHRVYVDLQYVAAGTERILHAPLETVEVAEPYAESNDITWFAEPPFSSSLLMRTGDLAVFHPEDAHKPGCMAGGKHAVKKIVVKVRLRDR; this is encoded by the coding sequence ATGATTCTGACGACGCTGGCGGATTCCGCCGTGTATGAAGTGCTGGGGCCGCGCGTGGCCGCCGGGCTGCGCTGGCTGCGGTCGGTGGACCCCGCCATCGCGGACGGCCGCCACCCGATCGAGGGCGACGACGTGTGGGCGCTGGTGAGCTCGTACGAGACGGGCCCCGCGACCGAAAAGCGCTTTGAGGCGCACCGCGTGTACGTGGACCTGCAGTACGTGGCGGCGGGGACCGAGCGCATTCTGCACGCACCGCTGGAGACGGTGGAAGTGGCCGAGCCGTACGCGGAATCCAACGACATCACCTGGTTTGCGGAGCCGCCGTTTTCCAGCTCGCTGCTGATGCGTACGGGCGACCTGGCCGTCTTTCACCCGGAGGACGCGCACAAGCCCGGGTGCATGGCGGGCGGCAAGCACGCGGTCAAGAAGATCGTGGTAAAGGTGCGGCTGCGGGACCGGTAG
- a CDS encoding adenosylcobinamide-GDP ribazoletransferase, with product MEFTEPPHSPLRRLRRAAGLLTLWRPRDAHPPDADELRQATAFYPLVGLVIGLLPAAALLLPLPADARAVLALAAWLLVTGADTLGGWARACDAAFAPAVSTDDDTRRRRTEALGASRLGVMGGTALGLLLLAKVAALAHAPPVAPMVAAALGRWAMVHALRTYAAAPPHDARIPAAGGVPLWSATWVAVAVLSLLTIASPDPVWTAYAITAGAVLALAATAFLVDRFAGVNGPVCGAACEAAELAVLWMFVPWG from the coding sequence ATGGAATTCACCGAACCACCACACTCGCCCCTGCGCCGGCTGCGGCGCGCGGCGGGGCTGCTCACGCTCTGGCGCCCGCGCGACGCCCATCCGCCGGACGCGGACGAGCTGCGGCAGGCGACGGCTTTCTACCCGCTGGTCGGGCTGGTCATCGGCCTCCTTCCCGCGGCGGCGCTCCTGCTTCCCCTTCCCGCCGACGCGCGCGCCGTGCTGGCGCTGGCGGCATGGCTGCTGGTGACGGGCGCGGACACGCTGGGCGGATGGGCCCGCGCCTGCGACGCCGCCTTCGCCCCGGCCGTATCCACGGACGACGACACGCGGCGGCGGCGCACGGAAGCGCTGGGCGCCTCGCGGCTGGGCGTGATGGGCGGAACCGCGCTGGGGCTGCTGCTGCTGGCCAAGGTGGCGGCGCTGGCGCACGCCCCGCCGGTGGCGCCCATGGTTGCGGCCGCGCTGGGCCGGTGGGCCATGGTGCACGCGCTGCGCACCTACGCCGCCGCCCCGCCGCATGACGCGCGCATCCCCGCGGCGGGCGGGGTGCCGCTCTGGTCCGCCACCTGGGTGGCCGTCGCCGTGCTTTCGCTGCTCACCATCGCCTCGCCGGACCCGGTGTGGACGGCGTACGCCATCACCGCCGGCGCGGTGCTGGCGCTGGCGGCAACCGCGTTTCTGGTGGACCGGTTCGCGGGGGTCAACGGACCCGTCTGCGGGGCCGCGTGCGAGGCGGCGGAACTGGCCGTGCTGTGGATGTTCGTCCCCTGGGGATGA
- a CDS encoding CAP domain-containing protein translates to MSPRRCAAAALLLALSACAPMPAGTAGAARAVPGAAFPTDDAPFSGPAAIEHLVTIVNRHRATKGCPALEWMPEAARVAQAHSDDMARRNYFSHISPEGRAPMGRLQAAGIRYRRMGENIAQTPGGPDDALGLWLTSPGHREILEDCEYTHHGIGERDGRWTHVFVTPWSEP, encoded by the coding sequence ATGAGCCCCCGCCGATGCGCCGCGGCGGCACTGCTGCTGGCCCTGTCCGCCTGCGCGCCCATGCCCGCGGGAACGGCGGGAGCGGCGCGCGCGGTGCCTGGCGCCGCCTTCCCCACGGACGACGCGCCGTTCAGCGGGCCGGCCGCCATCGAGCACCTGGTGACGATTGTAAACCGCCACCGCGCGACCAAGGGCTGCCCGGCGCTGGAGTGGATGCCGGAAGCGGCGCGCGTGGCGCAGGCGCACAGCGACGACATGGCGCGCCGCAACTACTTCAGCCACATCTCGCCGGAGGGGCGCGCGCCCATGGGCCGGCTGCAGGCCGCCGGCATCCGCTACCGGCGCATGGGCGAGAACATCGCCCAGACCCCCGGCGGGCCCGACGACGCGCTGGGGCTTTGGCTCACCAGTCCGGGGCACCGGGAAATTCTGGAAGACTGCGAGTACACGCACCACGGCATCGGCGAGCGCGACGGCCGGTGGACGCACGTCTTCGTTACGCCCTGGAGCGAGCCGTGA
- the gcvH gene encoding glycine cleavage system protein GcvH, which translates to MANVPQDLRYTREHEYLRPVEGQDGVFAVGITEYAQDQLGDIVFVELPKAGSSYDAMAPFGTIEAVKAVSELFMPLQGEVVESNGALDGNPALVNSDPYGEGWMIKIRLADPSAVDGLLDAAAYSALIG; encoded by the coding sequence ATGGCCAACGTCCCGCAGGACCTGCGATACACCCGTGAGCACGAGTACCTCCGCCCCGTCGAGGGGCAGGATGGCGTGTTTGCGGTCGGCATTACCGAATACGCCCAGGACCAGCTGGGCGACATTGTCTTCGTGGAGCTGCCCAAGGCGGGCTCATCCTACGACGCCATGGCGCCCTTCGGCACCATCGAGGCGGTCAAGGCGGTTTCCGAGCTGTTCATGCCGCTTCAGGGCGAGGTCGTGGAGAGCAACGGCGCGCTCGACGGCAACCCGGCGCTGGTGAACAGCGATCCGTATGGCGAGGGGTGGATGATCAAGATCCGCCTTGCCGACCCGTCCGCGGTCGACGGCCTGCTGGACGCCGCCGCCTACAGCGCCCTCATCGGCTGA
- a CDS encoding amidohydrolase family protein, producing MNTLARSAAALALLASAAVPAHGQTYSAAARARDSVQALAAFRGNIEAIHRRDRAAYLRNYLQSPRLARTGPAGVQYGYADLAAGNPDSWPDTLVASHVEIVPVAPGVAYGVYRYRVAQGGSSSRGVSERVLVKQADGSWKVAVSTAFGAPGDQPVPAFAFTGATVIDGTGAAPMRNATVVMRGGKIECVGECTPGADVERIDARGKWIIPGLIDAHVHYSQTGWADGRPDAADVRDRFPYDSTVAQLEAHPERFYRSYLCSGVTGTYDVGGFPWTWGLRARAEASTSAPHVAAAGPLLSTLDHWLNLPASRQFIHTANDSVTRAGARMLAQYETDAMKVWYLVEGTSPDTVALKARVRVVAEEARRAGVPMIVHATGLWEAKDALRAGAKLLVHSVDDLPVDDEFLRLAHEAGATYVPTLTVTDGYVQLYERRLDTTGVPMACVDPSTRARAALTDSLPPLNLPPSFRRGMERRRTTMYENLRRVRAAGIPIAMGTDAGNPLTLHGASVFREMDAMAEAGMTPMEVLVAATRTAAGAMRRDDIGALRPGMIADVVVLDADPLADVRNLRSVRLVARAGEVWTRQELEYR from the coding sequence ATGAACACACTCGCCCGCTCCGCGGCCGCCCTGGCGCTGCTTGCGTCCGCGGCCGTTCCCGCGCACGGCCAGACGTATTCCGCCGCGGCGCGCGCCCGCGACAGCGTGCAGGCACTGGCCGCCTTCCGGGGCAACATCGAAGCCATCCACCGCCGCGACCGCGCCGCGTACCTGCGCAACTATCTGCAGAGCCCGCGGCTGGCGCGAACCGGACCGGCCGGCGTGCAGTACGGCTACGCGGACCTGGCCGCGGGAAATCCCGACTCGTGGCCGGATACGCTCGTGGCCTCGCACGTGGAGATCGTTCCCGTGGCGCCCGGGGTGGCGTATGGCGTGTACCGCTACCGCGTGGCGCAGGGCGGCAGCAGCTCACGCGGGGTGTCGGAACGGGTGCTGGTGAAGCAGGCGGACGGAAGCTGGAAGGTGGCCGTGAGCACCGCGTTCGGCGCGCCGGGCGACCAGCCGGTTCCCGCCTTTGCCTTTACCGGCGCCACGGTCATCGACGGCACCGGCGCCGCGCCCATGCGCAACGCCACGGTCGTCATGCGGGGCGGAAAGATCGAGTGCGTGGGCGAGTGCACGCCGGGCGCGGACGTGGAGCGCATCGACGCGCGCGGCAAGTGGATCATCCCGGGGCTGATCGACGCGCACGTGCACTATTCGCAGACGGGGTGGGCGGATGGGCGCCCCGACGCGGCGGACGTGCGCGACCGCTTTCCGTACGACAGCACCGTCGCCCAGCTCGAGGCGCACCCCGAACGCTTCTACCGCAGCTACCTGTGCTCCGGCGTGACCGGGACGTACGACGTGGGCGGGTTTCCGTGGACGTGGGGGCTGCGCGCCCGCGCGGAGGCCAGCACCAGCGCGCCGCACGTGGCCGCGGCCGGACCGCTGCTGTCCACGCTGGACCACTGGCTCAACCTGCCCGCGTCGCGGCAGTTCATCCACACGGCCAACGACTCCGTCACCCGTGCCGGCGCCCGCATGCTGGCGCAATACGAGACGGACGCCATGAAGGTGTGGTACCTCGTAGAAGGCACCAGTCCCGACACGGTGGCGCTCAAGGCCCGCGTCCGCGTGGTGGCGGAAGAGGCGCGTCGGGCGGGCGTGCCCATGATCGTGCACGCGACGGGGCTGTGGGAGGCCAAGGACGCGCTGCGGGCGGGGGCGAAGCTCCTGGTCCACTCCGTGGATGACCTGCCGGTGGACGACGAGTTCCTGCGCCTGGCGCACGAGGCGGGCGCCACCTACGTCCCCACGCTCACGGTGACGGACGGATACGTGCAGCTGTATGAGCGGCGGCTGGATACGACCGGCGTGCCCATGGCGTGCGTGGACCCGTCCACCCGCGCGCGCGCGGCGCTGACGGATTCGCTGCCGCCGCTGAACCTGCCGCCCTCGTTCCGCCGCGGGATGGAGCGCCGCCGCACCACCATGTACGAGAACCTGCGGCGGGTGCGCGCGGCGGGAATTCCCATCGCCATGGGGACGGACGCGGGCAACCCGCTGACGCTGCACGGCGCCTCGGTGTTCCGCGAGATGGACGCGATGGCCGAGGCGGGAATGACGCCCATGGAGGTGCTGGTGGCGGCCACGCGGACGGCGGCCGGAGCCATGCGCCGCGACGACATCGGCGCGCTGCGGCCGGGGATGATCGCCGACGTGGTGGTGCTGGACGCCGATCCGCTGGCGGACGTGCGCAACCTGCGCTCGGTGCGGCTGGTGGCGCGCGCGGGCGAGGTGTGGACGCGCCAGGAACTGGAATACCGCTGA
- a CDS encoding lactonase family protein: MKAWWILAAAALPLAACDGVFDSDDDDNNNAGAVFTMNNAASANYVIVFQRFDDGTLARVDSVATGGRGSGPHPVFGADPLESQDAVILSSDNRLLFVTNAGSNEVTSFRVSSSGALTRVSTVSSGGVMPVSLAHNGDVLYVVNAMNGGNISGFRVGTDGTLTALSGSTRPLSGAAMTGPGSIRITPNGQAIIVTEKMTNNLVLYGLNNGVTATGPTVIPSPGPTPFGADFDASGRYILSIGNIGPNRAAVMDGSSVASLVFSGNGVTPVAAAVPTTETAACWIQTTPDGRYAYTTNTGSGTITGFSIGSNGALTRMRSDGVSGSTGAMSMPLDMAYADGYLYALTAGDRGIHVFRVGSDGSLTPQNNLTGAFPVSVTGLAAF, from the coding sequence ATGAAAGCATGGTGGATCCTCGCGGCGGCTGCTCTGCCGCTCGCGGCGTGCGACGGCGTGTTCGACAGCGACGACGACGACAACAACAACGCGGGCGCGGTGTTCACGATGAACAACGCGGCCAGCGCCAACTACGTGATCGTGTTTCAGCGCTTTGACGACGGCACCCTGGCGCGCGTGGACTCGGTGGCCACCGGCGGGCGCGGCAGCGGCCCGCACCCGGTGTTCGGCGCCGACCCGCTGGAATCGCAGGACGCGGTAATTCTGTCCAGTGACAACCGCCTGCTCTTTGTGACCAACGCCGGCAGCAACGAAGTCACCTCGTTCCGCGTCTCCAGCTCCGGCGCGCTCACCCGCGTGAGCACGGTGAGCTCCGGCGGCGTCATGCCCGTGAGCCTGGCCCACAACGGCGACGTGCTGTACGTGGTGAACGCCATGAACGGCGGCAACATCAGCGGCTTCCGCGTGGGCACCGACGGCACGCTCACCGCGCTGTCCGGCAGCACCCGCCCGCTCAGCGGCGCGGCGATGACCGGGCCCGGCTCCATCCGCATCACCCCCAACGGCCAGGCCATCATTGTCACCGAAAAGATGACCAACAACCTGGTGCTGTACGGGCTCAACAACGGCGTCACCGCGACCGGCCCCACCGTCATTCCGTCGCCCGGGCCCACGCCGTTCGGCGCGGACTTCGATGCGTCGGGGCGCTACATTCTGTCCATCGGCAACATCGGCCCCAACCGGGCCGCGGTCATGGACGGCAGCTCGGTGGCGTCGCTGGTGTTCAGCGGCAACGGCGTGACGCCGGTGGCCGCCGCGGTGCCGACGACTGAAACGGCCGCCTGCTGGATCCAGACGACCCCCGACGGCCGCTACGCCTACACCACCAACACGGGCAGCGGAACCATCACGGGCTTCAGCATCGGCAGCAACGGCGCGCTCACCCGCATGCGCAGCGACGGCGTGAGCGGCTCCACGGGCGCCATGAGCATGCCGCTGGACATGGCGTACGCGGACGGGTACCTGTACGCCCTCACCGCCGGCGACCGCGGCATTCACGTGTTCCGCGTGGGGAGCGACGGCTCGCTCACGCCGCAGAACAACCTCACGGGTGCGTTCCCCGTCAGCGTGACCGGCCTCGCGGCCTTCTGA
- a CDS encoding GNAT family N-acetyltransferase → MLRTERLLLREFQRDDWELMHAYQNDARYLRYYDRERMDPGESQTLVAAFLSWRADRPRIKTQLAIELAATGEMIGNVGVRRDDPAGSDAEIGYELNPDHWGQGFATEAALAMRDWGFGEQGLTRLHAHCIADNAASSNVLEKLGMRREGLLRNHVFQKGRFWDVMLYGLLREEWAEMMAYSRDS, encoded by the coding sequence ATGCTGCGAACCGAGCGCCTGCTTCTGCGCGAATTTCAGCGCGACGACTGGGAGTTGATGCACGCGTACCAGAACGATGCGCGGTATCTGCGCTACTACGATCGCGAGCGGATGGATCCGGGCGAGTCGCAGACGCTGGTGGCCGCCTTTCTGTCGTGGCGGGCAGACCGGCCGCGCATCAAGACGCAGCTGGCCATCGAGCTTGCGGCCACGGGGGAAATGATCGGCAACGTGGGCGTGCGGCGCGACGACCCGGCCGGCAGCGACGCGGAGATCGGGTACGAACTGAATCCCGACCACTGGGGGCAGGGCTTTGCGACGGAGGCGGCGCTGGCCATGCGCGACTGGGGATTCGGCGAGCAGGGGCTGACGCGGCTGCACGCCCACTGCATCGCGGACAACGCGGCGTCATCCAACGTGCTGGAGAAGCTGGGGATGCGCCGTGAGGGACTGCTGCGCAACCACGTGTTTCAGAAGGGGCGGTTCTGGGATGTGATGCTGTACGGGCTGCTGCGCGAGGAGTGGGCGGAGATGATGGCGTACTCCCGGGATTCGTGA
- a CDS encoding lipoate--protein ligase family protein, with translation MQTNPEPRPAWRLLNTAPAPGAWNMAVDEALADAVRAGGPPTLRLYRWNPACLSLGRNQPGDGYDRDQIRRRGLDVVRRPTGGRAVLHARELTYSVAVRDNVLGSPRHAYAAVNRALVAGLRALGVDAHLQPAGGGRAPLPSLAPCFEQPVEGEVVAGGRKLVGSAQRRERGVILQHGSLILHDDQALLAELMHPGAALPAASPPAALAELMGTVPDWRDLSNAIAGGWRESVGGELVEDTLSAEDEERAAGHRARYEDPAWTWHR, from the coding sequence ATGCAGACCAACCCCGAGCCCCGCCCCGCTTGGCGGCTGCTGAACACCGCGCCGGCCCCGGGGGCGTGGAACATGGCCGTGGATGAAGCGCTGGCCGACGCCGTGCGCGCGGGCGGCCCGCCCACCCTGCGGCTGTACCGGTGGAACCCGGCCTGCCTGTCGCTGGGCCGCAACCAGCCCGGCGACGGCTACGACCGCGACCAGATCCGCCGCCGCGGGCTGGACGTCGTGCGCAGGCCCACGGGGGGACGCGCCGTTCTGCACGCCCGCGAACTCACCTATTCCGTCGCCGTGCGCGACAACGTGCTGGGCTCGCCGCGGCACGCGTACGCCGCCGTAAACCGCGCCCTGGTGGCCGGCCTGCGCGCGCTGGGCGTGGACGCGCACCTGCAGCCCGCGGGCGGTGGGCGCGCCCCGCTTCCCTCGCTGGCGCCGTGCTTTGAGCAGCCGGTGGAGGGGGAGGTGGTGGCGGGCGGCCGCAAGCTGGTGGGGAGCGCGCAGCGGCGGGAGCGCGGCGTCATTCTGCAGCACGGCTCGCTGATCCTGCACGACGACCAGGCGCTGCTGGCGGAGCTGATGCACCCCGGCGCCGCCCTCCCCGCCGCCTCGCCTCCGGCCGCGCTGGCCGAGCTGATGGGCACCGTTCCGGACTGGCGGGACCTCTCCAACGCCATCGCCGGTGGATGGCGCGAATCGGTCGGCGGCGAGCTCGTGGAGGACACGCTCTCCGCCGAGGACGAGGAGCGCGCGGCGGGCCACCGGGCGCGCTACGAGGACCCGGCATGGACTTGGCATCGTTGA
- a CDS encoding deoxyribonuclease IV: MPKHHLGAHTVDNGGIHMAALRAGAAGFTALQCFTAIPKFYGDKSTIKPERVERFGRALDEAGIPAKNVVVHAAYVLSVATAEPDKWERAAAGLAKEMERSTTLGVGAVCFHPGSATDGDPKKAAERVAKAITQALRSVDGTTRLLVENTAGAGKTVGRTAEEVADILRHVPDELRERTGYGLDTCHMFASGWAIHESAKRQKEILDEWEQTTGERPGFFHLNDSEGAFASNKDRHMLLGEGQIGAEPFRWLLADPRSRGIPLILETPQENYEIADDDASADPFDLRMMELLTSLEARR, from the coding sequence ATGCCGAAACACCATCTGGGCGCGCACACGGTCGACAACGGCGGCATTCACATGGCCGCCCTGCGCGCCGGCGCGGCGGGCTTCACCGCGCTGCAGTGCTTTACGGCCATCCCCAAGTTCTACGGCGACAAGAGCACCATCAAGCCGGAACGGGTGGAGCGCTTTGGCCGCGCGCTGGACGAGGCCGGCATTCCCGCCAAGAACGTCGTCGTGCACGCCGCGTACGTGCTGAGCGTGGCCACGGCCGAGCCGGACAAGTGGGAGCGCGCGGCGGCGGGGCTGGCCAAGGAGATGGAGCGGTCCACCACGCTGGGGGTGGGCGCGGTGTGCTTCCATCCCGGATCCGCCACGGACGGTGATCCCAAAAAAGCCGCGGAAAGGGTGGCGAAGGCCATCACCCAGGCGCTACGTTCGGTCGATGGAACCACGCGGCTGCTGGTGGAAAACACCGCCGGCGCGGGCAAGACGGTCGGCCGCACGGCGGAAGAGGTGGCGGATATTCTCCGCCATGTGCCGGACGAACTGCGCGAGCGCACGGGGTACGGGCTGGACACCTGCCACATGTTCGCCAGCGGCTGGGCCATCCACGAATCGGCCAAGCGGCAGAAGGAGATTCTGGATGAGTGGGAGCAGACCACGGGCGAGCGCCCCGGCTTCTTTCACCTGAACGACAGCGAAGGCGCGTTCGCCAGCAACAAGGACCGCCACATGCTGCTGGGCGAGGGGCAGATCGGCGCCGAGCCGTTCCGCTGGCTGCTGGCCGACCCGCGCAGCCGCGGCATTCCGCTCATCCTTGAGACGCCGCAGGAGAACTACGAGATCGCGGACGACGACGCCTCCGCCGATCCGTTCGACCTGCGGATGATGGAGCTGCTGACCTCGCTGGAGGCCCGGCGATGA